In the Silene latifolia isolate original U9 population chromosome 1, ASM4854445v1, whole genome shotgun sequence genome, AgctgtcggctgtcactgggtctcggcttgcaactagccggccgagaggcataatccgtgtactcacatccggtcccctcggcatggagtcaaccaggctgccggcctgtcatgggtccctcggccgagggtaagacgaTCTTTCCACTTTCGcttacgccacttggccactacgtgacaaaaggtgaaagtctataaatactcatcatctctcattgagaaactaactgaaaatctggtataaactcccttatctctctacaatatactttgccaagttaacatacaacttatctctccaagtttactgacttgagcgtcggagtgagtacgttcggccccaagccgagccctcagtttgttcatcttgacaggaaagagtgaaaggaagagacgagcaacgacatcattctacaagcttaagtggtcacaatcctgctccggaatcacacccggaacagttgccaacaatcaaagtcaagcccaacttcaaagtccaagtcaaggtggaaaagaTAGGATTCCAAGCTACCTAGGATGCCAGGAATTAAGgtcttaaccgggtgattaatcgcacaattaatcaccaacataggattctccaagcaattaagaggagaattaagGCAAAGGAGctggaaacacacgaccccgatcggggtggggtggccccgatcggggttgcatgcctcTTGGCTTTTACGTTATgctctcctctcctataaataggagaggtgttccaaaGCTTTTGGCATCCAATCTTTACGTCTCATTTTTactttacaatagccttaagcttTATATTTCTCCCATTAGTCTTCTCATTTTAGTTTACAAGTTGTTAagctttctttagtttaatttttcaACATTTGGTACTCAAGTTATTGTTCAAGCATTTTGTTATTCAAGCATTTGATTATTATACATTTCTCCTTTACAAGTTCTTCCCTATTGAGGTATTCTTATTTCTAGTTTGCAAATTTACATTTCTATCTTAGCTTACACATAGTTTATAATTAAAGTACTTAATTTAGATTACATTAGCATTATTTCTTATACATGTTATATCATCTAGTTCTTATAAATCATTTAATCATGATTATCATTTCTCTTAATATAACTTACAATTTACActttaacatgagtagctaaatctcttagtctaagggctaggggagccatgcataaatcaaatatataacatgatAAGATAGGTTAAAAATAATATTGTCTAAATTGCTtatatcacatgcttgtgccatattgtttaatctttgtttaaggccttattcaaatgattaagtttgttcattcgttctataagtcgagaggcacggaattgaattagactaagcatgtatagtaggacgacctagtcatggacgagagtttctctaggacccggtctatggttgacactaatatcgtaaggtgggtgtctctaagcctaagcaattgacaatgttattagtactgaatttatcataatcatatgttcacttttgcatgtgtgacccgaaccccttagactctcttttaaTTATATAGTTTACATCACAATTTTTAAtaatcatcaaacaaccaaatcaaaccaaaaacgaaatcgaccttgataaaaatctacccatagcaattcacaacgtaattcccgtttccttgtggttcgacccctattactacatttacttgtgtttagggaatttatctttgcataggcaCGCGACAAGCCTATCACCATACTTCCTCGATTTTCTCACTGGGCTGGGTCGTGCCGTGGGTCGTGCCGCCCACCAGCCCGCGGCCCTTTATGCTAACTATAGGCAGGccttactattttttttttatttttttttgctgaAATGGCGGGCCGGGCCAAGTTGCAtaaaatgacggattaaggcGGGTCGGGCCGGGTCAGCCCGTGCTGTTGACCAACTCTATATACTGCTAGCCTAAgcaattagtctcactatagatggatatatccgtctaaaatGAAAGtcgggtcaaatatgcttaaagtggtgatatttttgggcCCAACCATGCAACTTATTGTTTGTCTTATGTTTtaagtgggtggatatttggcccgtttataactatagacggatatctcccgtttataatgagaatttgtgcagcCGAGAGGTTCTTATCTAAGACGGTCTTATATAAAAATATTCAACTTATAATAACAGGTTCAATTAAAATACTTTATATACGTATAAAAGatgttttattttggtaaatttaatgaATTACGTTGTTTCCTTGCATTTCTCAACGTAGTTACTCTTTCATGTACTTACACACATTACTTAATCATGGCCTTTTCTCATAATATTTCCACACTTTACCTAGACCCTAAGCATCGATAATCCGCTAATTAACATTGAATTTTTGATTATCGGTAGCAAACTTTAATTGTAGAATGTAAATACCTTGTATTGTGGCCTTTTAGGTTTGAAGTGGGCTTTTTTGTTCCTTAGGGTTTGCCTGGAATCTATGGAACAATTCGGGGGTAAATTTTAATTGGGATATATTTTGAGCGAAGTTAATTATTTGGTTAATGAGTTCATTGATGATATGTTTGGCATAAGGGTAATGATTACTTAGTAGATGTTTTAATCCCTTAATCATTACCCGGGGGGAGGGTTGGTAATGTATTAACCTTTTATGAGGGTAATAAATCTAGAAGATGAATAATTACTCTAATGCCAAACATAGAAAATGCATCTTACCTATTACTCTCATATTCATTCCCCCcttttaccctcaatccaaggAAGCCCTTAGAGAGGGAAAGAAAAGACCATGAGagtttggagttggtggaaaaaaTGATAAAGGGTAATTACGGAAAACATGTACATAATTAAGTAAATCATGTACATGAAAGAGCAACACCCTTTTTCAATGTGTGTTAGTATTCATTATAACAAGATAATGGATCATCCGGTTATCAAAGTAGAATTACTGAAATAGTAGCGTAAACTCTATTCATATAGGCGTATGCGTTACAATGACAAACTGACAACATGAAGGTTGCATCAAAGCATTTCATCTTCCCTCCACATTTCAAACTTGGATCACAAGTCGGTATTGGTAGCGATGCTTAGTCTCCAATGTGGAATGTTCAAAGATGTATGGAttgtatttcaaaaaaaaaaaaagacattttAAGATTATAGACCGAAGAGACTAAAAGATTCCTAATCAACTCTATCTAACCTCCTAAccccaactccaaatcatcctACTCGATAACTATACAAGCACTCCAGTAATATGGCCTAAAGAAGCACTCCAGCTCGGAGGTGTTTGGGTATACATACAGTGAGAACTATAATGACCTAAAGAAGCAAGCTACAGCTGAATAGAGTTGCTCCTCTTCGAAAGGTTTAGACACGTATCCATCCATTCCACTCTTCATGCACTCCTCATTTGTAGCTTGAATGACATCGGCTGTCATAGCCAATATCGGTGTGTGCCAGGGAATCTCCTCATGTCTTTCTGCTGAGACATCATCGATATCAAGTTTCTCATTAAACTCGCTTTCTTTGAGACGAATTTGTCGTGTAGCTTCAAACCTAAAAGGCAGGCAATCAACACTAGGGACATAAGCAACATTGATATTCAATTATGACCCATTAACATACGAGCAAGTCTCATGAGGGACTATGTCTCACGTAAAGATATTGTGAGATGTAACTTACAATTTGCTAACAAGTAACAACCGACAAAAAAAAAGGCTATTCTCGGGTTATCCATAATGAAAAATGAGACGGAAAATGTAAGAGGCAGTGTGTTTGGACCAAATGAAACTAATAATCATCCTACAGAGAAAAAGTTGCGGAGTATTAATTAGCGAAAAGGCATTGATTACCCGTCCATTTCTGGCATTTGAAGATCCATGAAGCAAGCATCGAATCCATGGGGAGGGTTAAGCATCTTTACAGCAGCCTTTCCACTGTCGACACAAGTAACAACGGCTCCATATTTCCTAAGAGCTCCTTCTGCCACTTTACGATTAACAGCGTTATCATCTACTACCAATATTTGTTTCCCATTGAGCAAACTACCAAGACTAGCCGGTTTGGCTTTGTATGATTGTCTTTTCCTCCCATTTGAAAACACTTCATGGAAGCATCCGCTCAAGATGCTCAATCTCAGAGGCTTTGTCAATATATCATCTACCAAATGACAAGATTTGAGCTCGCTCCGTTCACTAGAACTAATTGAAGTAGCTACAAGGAAAAATTTGGGCACTCTATCAGTATAGTTGGTTGGTGCTGCGTCTCTAACAAGGCGACGGAGATCAGCAACAATATCTTTTTCCCAGACCTCCTTTTCGATGAGTACCATGGCTAATGGTGCCGATGGACTGAAGGACAAATATCATACATTAGCAAGGTCCTTAAAACATTTTACAGCTATTAAGGGAAGTTATATGTCTAAAACTAGGAACATCAAGCTGATTTTTTCTTACTGTAGGAAAACATCCACTTTGATGCCCGCgggtagaggtggcaatcgggtcagtcgggtcgggtttggatcGGGCCACATCGGGTTGGGTCATATTGGGCCATCATGCCCTTTCAAGTCGagccgggtcgggttcgggtcgttatcgggtcgggtcattttgggtcaaatgatgtatcgggtcgggtcactaTCGGGTCCGATAACTTAATCacattactataattttttaccGTTAAATTTAGcttttaacctattatttggtttaattacttcattacaaaggcaaacatatcaatctaaacacaaaatcactttcattttgatcaaaattaagcttaataattgtcgggttatcaatttaatcgggtcagcatcgggtcgggtcaatatcgggtcggtctgggtcgggttcgggtcgctggtaatcgggtcgtgtcgggttacgggtcgggTTGGTTTCGGGTCGCAATGTTTTTGGGCCCTGtagggtcgggtttgggtcgggtcagacttgccagctctaccCGCGGGTTTGGGCTAATTGCACTTTGGTTATGTGCTGATGGACTGAAGGACAAATATCATACACAACTGTCACTATGAAAGGTATAAGAAAGAAATTTACCTGAAATTTAACTTGCTAGAAATAAATGAGCATGCAGATGGAAGATTGGAAACTATATCGACAGATATTCCCAATCGCTGAAGATGATACCGTGTAACTAGAGCTCGAATGCTTCTTTTATCGATGATCAGAGCTCTCAACCCCTTCAACTCCATAACAGATGTCTCATATGTGCGGCATTTTGGGTCCAGAGATCTTGATTCTCCTTTCATAAGAAGAGCAGTGAAGGAAAAGGTACTGCCAACACCACGTTCGCTAACAAATCCGATTTCTCCTCCCATAAGGTCAACTAAACATTTGCTTATACTCAACCCTATTCCAGTACCTCCATAATGCCGTGAAGTGGAACTGTCGGCCTGCATAAATGGTGTGAAAATACGGCTTTGTGCGTCTTGAGGAATTCCCTCCCCTGTGTCCTCCACTGTCACCAACAGTTTTATCATTCCAGTCGTCTCAGTAGGATTAGCGGAACACAAGTGTCTGAAACTAGACCAACTTTTCCATCTGTCAACAACGGCAAAACCACTCAACGTGTTTCTTTCTAATCCAGCATTTGATTCAGTCGAGCTTTGTTGTAGCAATTCATCCAAAATATCAGGATTGGCCTTCACTTCATTTGCCAAATGCACAGACACAAAAATATGCCCCTCATCATTTGTAAACTGTAGGTAGAAGATAAGCTCGTCCATTAGACGCTTGTTAACATAAATTTGAACAAAAGACTCAATGACTCTCAGAAAAGAACACAAGCAAAAAACCAACCTTCAGTGAATTCCCAACCAGATTGGTAATTATCTGACGAAACCGCCCAGGATCTCCAACAACAATTTCAGGTACTTCTTCAGATACATATACAGCCAACTGCAATACATAAAGTATGCAATCGATGTTAGGCATCTATTTGACTTACTGTTCATGAAGAAATGATTTTCCTGTCATATAGCTACTTAAACTTACTTCTATTTGTTTTTCACGAGATTTCAAAGAGAATAGTGAGACAATGTTGTCAAGAATAGCCCGTAAATCAAAAGGCACAGCTTCAAGTTCCAGCCTGCCTGATTCTATCTTTGCTTGATCAAGGACCTCATTGATAATAGAGATGAGGTCCTTCCCACTGGCATGAGCTGTCTGTGCATAATCAAGCTGATCATCGTCCAGATTGGTATCCATCAGCATTTGTAACATTCCTGCAGCACAAGTCGGATTCTAAATTCGGATTCTAATTTGGGAAGGGCCATTCTGGTCGGATTAGTTTTACCACGGCTGCACACACATTAGTAAAAATAATAAAGTAAAGGTCCTTACCTAATACGCCGTTCATTGGAGTTCTAATTTCATGGGAGACTGTGGCAAGAAACTGTACAAATACAAAAGCAGAAGATATAATGACATGTATGGAGGTTGCAAAAGGACAAGGGTCAGCTATAATAAGGGTAAATCAATGTAAATGCTAGAATTGAGAAAATCACCTGAGATTTGGCAACATCTGCGGCTTCTGCTCGAGCTTTAAGTACTTTCATCTTATGCCAGTCTTCCACCACTCTAATAATCCGATTAATTGCTGAAAGCAAAATGTAATATACAAGCATTGTGATTGTCACGACTATACCGCTTGCCGTGATAGCCATCCAAGGATAAGAAGGTTGGTGCTTGAACCTGCAACATAAATCGACCCTGCTAAGGACAACACTCTAACTTTATGACCTTTGCTAGTCAGAAGTATTCAACACGAGTGTGTGCCGAAGGGTTGGACTTAGCTGGTCTATGAAAAACTCCCATTTTTGGTTTAAAATGAATCCTAACCATTAATAGAAAATGGAGGAGGAGAAAATAAAGAAGATTTTTGCCTGTATTGAACTATCTAAAGGTATGAAAGTAAAATTACCTGCAATGCATCTCATGCTTTCGGAATGGATCACCAAAGTCGAGACCACAGACATGCAGAAGGCCTGTATCTACTACATCAGTCCCATACATATTAATTGGAGCTGACGCATTTGTTGTATCATAGACATTAACAACAACAGTTTCTTTGCTGGCAAGTTGTTGAAGAATCTTCTCCACTAGGGATCGAAGGTCGTAAGATGCACCAAGATACCTAGAAAAATAGAATATCCTATAAGCTTCAATTAAGTTCGGTGTAGAGTAGTGCACAAAGTCCATAAAAATAACTACTAGTATAGAATTACCCAACAGTGGCCGCTATTCGTTGCTCTGGAGTGGCCTCTGGTGGAAGTCCAATGTCATAGATAGCAAATGTAAGCACCACACCCAGGTGATTTGACTTAAGCAGCTTAAATGGAGAAGTCAAGACTCCCTTTCCTGTCGCCCTGGCTCTTAAAATGTTGTCCCGATCATCCTGCAATATTAAAGCAGGCCATAATATTTATGATCTTTATGACTAAAAGGAATTATAAAGCTAAATAAAAAACTCAAATACCTTTCCAGACATCATGTCTATGGAAACAATGTGAGCTACAGTCCTCTGACAGAATATAACAGGCGCATATTCATCTCGTCTAGGTGCAGGGTCCATCTTTGTTGGATCAAAATCTTGCACAAGAGTCTGATCCCCATGTTCCATATTTTTTATAGTCCATCCTTGTTGCTTCTCAAATTGCTCCCTCTCATAATGAGTAACTTTTAATGCATACGCGACTCCACTAGTGAGTGGCCTCTCAAAAGCAGTTCTCTCTGTATAATCTCCAAATGTTCTCTGGAAAAATGGAAGataaaaaaaaggttaattgATAAACAATACCAATATAATGACCATTTTTCATAATCggtaccaacataatcaatatttaataatcaatatcaatatattaacttttttctacgataggtaccaagtcgcctgaaaatctcatcttaacctactctaaaaagtccaaaaaacatcattcaagtacaaatctcCACTCACCCACTTCCAAACTCCCTCTCTTAGATGAAAGCACAAAGTAGGAAAAAAATTAGAGTAAAAAGGCGATTTGGTACCTATcctagaaaaaagttaatattttggtactgaCGTATTAATTATTGGTTATGTTGGTATTCATTATGAAAAAGAGGATTAAAGTTGGTAGTGTTTATCaatttacccaaaaaaaaaaaatattggctATAGACAATTGCAAATGCATTTCATTACAATTTGGAAAAATGGAAGATAAAAAACATATTGGCTATAGATTACCTGGTCCATAACAGAGGGATGTTTTCCATGGTGAAATGTAGAGACGAGAATGGCCAGAGCATGAACATGATTCAAGCTCACATTGAACTGATCTTGTAGCATTCTGGCTCGCTCTTCACACATGTTGGACAGTGTTTCCTTTTCTTTAAAAATAGTATCTTGATAAACTTTATTGAACAGCCATGCCGCGAAGATCATCAAAGCTACAAAAAAAGAGTTTAATACCTTCTTCTGCCATTTTGTAGTA is a window encoding:
- the LOC141596389 gene encoding histidine kinase 2-like isoform X3, with the translated sequence MAEEEKETLSNMCEERARMLQDQFNVSLNHVHALAILVSTFHHGKHPSVMDQRTFGDYTERTAFERPLTSGVAYALKVTHYEREQFEKQQGWTIKNMEHGDQTLVQDFDPTKMDPAPRRDEYAPVIFCQRTVAHIVSIDMMSGKDDRDNILRARATGKGVLTSPFKLLKSNHLGVVLTFAIYDIGLPPEATPEQRIAATVGYLGASYDLRSLVEKILQQLASKETVVVNVYDTTNASAPINMYGTDVVDTGLLHVCGLDFGDPFRKHEMHCRFKHQPSYPWMAITASGIVVTITMLVYYILLSAINRIIRVVEDWHKMKVLKARAEAADVAKSQFLATVSHEIRTPMNGVLGMLQMLMDTNLDDDQLDYAQTAHASGKDLISIINEVLDQAKIESGRLELEAVPFDLRAILDNIVSLFSLKSREKQIELAVYVSEEVPEIVVGDPGRFRQIITNLVGNSLKFTNDEGHIFVSVHLANEVKANPDILDELLQQSSTESNAGLERNTLSGFAVVDRWKSWSSFRHLCSANPTETTGMIKLLVTVEDTGEGIPQDAQSRIFTPFMQADSSTSRHYGGTGIGLSISKCLVDLMGGEIGFVSERGVGSTFSFTALLMKGESRSLDPKCRTYETSVMELKGLRALIIDKRSIRALVTRYHLQRLGISVDIVSNLPSACSFISSKLNFSPSAPLAMVLIEKEVWEKDIVADLRRLVRDAAPTNYTDRVPKFFLVATSISSSERSELKSCHLVDDILTKPLRLSILSGCFHEVFSNGRKRQSYKAKPASLGSLLNGKQILVVDDNAVNRKVAEGALRKYGAVVTCVDSGKAAVKMLNPPHGFDACFMDLQMPEMDGFEATRQIRLKESEFNEKLDIDDVSAERHEEIPWHTPILAMTADVIQATNEECMKSGMDGYVSKPFEEEQLYSAVACFFRSL
- the LOC141596389 gene encoding histidine kinase 2-like isoform X2 — its product is MVLVKMSLNCNHCQNSCNGRIPANFKLRKSKQQKHGFPGELRWKGSVFLMGFVGVFVGISWFLYGVSGVEHKSVLLSQFNCSQNSQFHALSDQGNLVWSRIHSDDAQEACKSRCFSLLTNCWWVILGLIIICSCVTSVQLRLWNKHELPESLQHLMQHKLPLPTQTPAKSTTKWQKKETLSNMCEERARMLQDQFNVSLNHVHALAILVSTFHHGKHPSVMDQRTFGDYTERTAFERPLTSGVAYALKVTHYEREQFEKQQGWTIKNMEHGDQTLVQDFDPTKMDPAPRRDEYAPVIFCQRTVAHIVSIDMMSGKDDRDNILRARATGKGVLTSPFKLLKSNHLGVVLTFAIYDIGLPPEATPEQRIAATVGYLGASYDLRSLVEKILQQLASKETVVVNVYDTTNASAPINMYGTDVVDTGLLHVCGLDFGDPFRKHEMHCRFKHQPSYPWMAITASGIVVTITMLVYYILLSAINRIIRVVEDWHKMKVLKARAEAADVAKSQFLATVSHEIRTPMNGVLGMLQMLMDTNLDDDQLDYAQTAHASGKDLISIINEVLDQAKIESGRLELEAVPFDLRAILDNIVSLFSLKSREKQIELAVYVSEEVPEIVVGDPGRFRQIITNLVGNSLKFTNDEGHIFVSVHLANEVKANPDILDELLQQSSTESNAGLERNTLSGFAVVDRWKSWSSFRHLCSANPTETTGMIKLLVTVEDTGEGIPQDAQSRIFTPFMQADSSTSRHYGGTGIGLSISKCLVDLMGGEIGFVSERGVGSTFSFTALLMKGESRSLDPKCRTYETSVMELKGLRALIIDKRSIRALVTRYHLQRLGISVDIVSNLPSACSFISSKLNFSPSAPLAMVLIEKEVWEKDIVADLRRLVRDAAPTNYTDRVPKFFLVATSISSSERSELKSCHLVDDILTKPLRLSILSGCFHEVFSNGRKRQSYKAKPASLGSLLNGKQILVVDDNAVNRKVAEGALRKYGAVVTCVDSGKAAVKMLNPPHGFDACFMDLQMPEMDGFEATRQIRLKESEFNEKLDIDDVSAERHEEIPWHTPILAMTADVIQATNEECMKSGMDGYVSKPFEEEQLYSAVACFFRSL
- the LOC141596389 gene encoding histidine kinase 2-like isoform X1 — protein: MVLVKMSLNCNHCQNSCNGRIPANFKLRKSKQQKHGFPGELRWKGSVFLMGFVGVFVGISWFLYGVSGVEHKSVLLSQFNCSQNSQFHALSDQGNLVWSRIHSDDAQEACKSRCFSLLTNCWWVILGLIIICSCVTSVQLRLWNKHELPESLQHLMQHKLPLPTQTPAKSTTKWQKKVLNSFFVALMIFAAWLFNKVYQDTIFKEKETLSNMCEERARMLQDQFNVSLNHVHALAILVSTFHHGKHPSVMDQRTFGDYTERTAFERPLTSGVAYALKVTHYEREQFEKQQGWTIKNMEHGDQTLVQDFDPTKMDPAPRRDEYAPVIFCQRTVAHIVSIDMMSGKDDRDNILRARATGKGVLTSPFKLLKSNHLGVVLTFAIYDIGLPPEATPEQRIAATVGYLGASYDLRSLVEKILQQLASKETVVVNVYDTTNASAPINMYGTDVVDTGLLHVCGLDFGDPFRKHEMHCRFKHQPSYPWMAITASGIVVTITMLVYYILLSAINRIIRVVEDWHKMKVLKARAEAADVAKSQFLATVSHEIRTPMNGVLGMLQMLMDTNLDDDQLDYAQTAHASGKDLISIINEVLDQAKIESGRLELEAVPFDLRAILDNIVSLFSLKSREKQIELAVYVSEEVPEIVVGDPGRFRQIITNLVGNSLKFTNDEGHIFVSVHLANEVKANPDILDELLQQSSTESNAGLERNTLSGFAVVDRWKSWSSFRHLCSANPTETTGMIKLLVTVEDTGEGIPQDAQSRIFTPFMQADSSTSRHYGGTGIGLSISKCLVDLMGGEIGFVSERGVGSTFSFTALLMKGESRSLDPKCRTYETSVMELKGLRALIIDKRSIRALVTRYHLQRLGISVDIVSNLPSACSFISSKLNFSPSAPLAMVLIEKEVWEKDIVADLRRLVRDAAPTNYTDRVPKFFLVATSISSSERSELKSCHLVDDILTKPLRLSILSGCFHEVFSNGRKRQSYKAKPASLGSLLNGKQILVVDDNAVNRKVAEGALRKYGAVVTCVDSGKAAVKMLNPPHGFDACFMDLQMPEMDGFEATRQIRLKESEFNEKLDIDDVSAERHEEIPWHTPILAMTADVIQATNEECMKSGMDGYVSKPFEEEQLYSAVACFFRSL